The proteins below come from a single Jaculus jaculus isolate mJacJac1 chromosome X, mJacJac1.mat.Y.cur, whole genome shotgun sequence genomic window:
- the Nhs gene encoding Nance-Horan syndrome protein isoform X4, whose amino-acid sequence MLGQRPKNPIHNIPSTLDKQTNWSKALPLPTPEEKMKQDAQVISSCIIPINVTGVGFDREASIRCSLVHSQSVLQRRRKLRRRKTISGIPRRVQQEIDSDESPVARERNVIVHTNPDPSNTVNRRSGTKDSECQTEDILIAAPSRRRIRAQRGQSIAASLSHSAGNISALADKGDTMFTPVVSSRTRSRSLPREGNRGGDAEPKVGAKPSTYEEGEPFVGDHERTSHDCSEAPSSPSAQEHQPALGLACSQHLHSPQHKLNERGRSRLSRMAADSGSCDISSNSDTFGSPIHCISTAGVLLSSHMDQKDDHQSSSGNWSGSSSTCPSQTSETIPPAASPPLTGSSHCDSELSLNTAPHANEDASVFATEQYNDHLDKVRGHRANSFTSTVADLLDDPNNSNTSDSEWNYLHHHHDASCHQDFSPERPKADSLGCPSFTSMATYDSFLEKSPSDKADTSSHFSVDTEGYYTSMHFDCGLKGNKSYVCHYAALSPENGQGVGVPPGLQDCTWQDYLDHRRQGRPSISFRKPKAKPTPPKRSSSLRKSDGNTEVSEKKEPKISSGQHLPHSSREMKLPLDFPNTPSRVENNNLPTKQEPSWVNQNEHGIKEPQLDTADIPPFKDEGAESTHYADLWLLNDLKTNDPYRSLSNSSTATGTTVIECIKSPESSESQTSQSESRATTPSLPSVDNEFKLASPEKLAGLASPSSGYSSQSETPTSSFPTAFFSGPLSPGGSKRKPKVPERKSSLQQPSLKDGTLSLSKDLELPIIPPTHLDLSALHNVLNKPFHHRHPLHVFTHKQNTVGEMLRSNPPPPPPPSLAITPTVLQSVNLRSINKSEEIKQKEGNNTDLPYLEENALTMAALSPDKIRSHPGKKSVSPQSSAEDTTLPNLDSSAVEIGPDKLHVEKNPTLDGKSRCNPETSSGSKLLDSIVMKDEMQVENEPIPENTPSQNCGFSTEGFQKVSVARPSDLGNKIIQYGAGHNGALEQVQKISSGIWEEVAQVDSMGGIIIQSNSPTRATDLSSQRKHQLVMSRHHDKVPVTTRYESEISTVNSSPEKCSEQEIIASGILPKSASDNSRAEETQGNMDEASLKESSPSDDSIISPLSEDSQAEAEGVFVSPNKPRTTEDLFAVIHRSKRKVLGRKDSGEISVRSKSRIPLGSSSNSSSSLTSPSSNVTTGNSQRSPGLIYRNAKKSNTSNEEFKLLLLKKGSRSDSSYRMSAIEILKSPVLPKPPGEFTPESPQSPDDAHQGSPGAETLSPLSPCSPRVNVEGFSSKNFATSASSRVGRSRAPPVASSSRYSVRCRLYNTPMQAISEGETENSDGSPHDDRSSQSST is encoded by the exons ATTCTGATGAATCACCTGTGGCCAGGGAAAGGAATGTGATTGTGCACACCAACCCAGACCCTTCCAACACTGTCAACAGGAGGTCTGGAACCAAGGACTCTGAGTGCCAAACTGAGGATATTCTGATCGCTGCCCCATCCAGAAGGAGAATCAGAGCTCAAAGGGGTCAGAGTATTGCGGCTTCCCTTTCTCATTCGGCTGGCAACATTTCTGCACTGGCTGACAAAGGTGACACCATGTTCACTCCTGTGGTGAGCAGCCGTACAAGATCTCGGAGCCTTCCTCGGGAAGGGAATAGAGGTGGAGATGCTGAGCCCAAAGTTGGTGCTAAGCCATCAACCTATGAAGAGGGGGAGCCTTTCGTGGGTGACCATGAAAGAACCTCTCATGATTGCAGTGAGGCTCCAAGCAGCCCGAGTGCACAAGAACACCAGCCTGCTTTGGGCCTGGCCTGTTCGCAACATCTGCACAGCCCACAGCACAAGTTAAACGAGAGAGGGAGATCACGTCTATCTCGAATGGCTGCTGACTCTGGCAGCTGTGACATCTCCTCCAATTCAGACACCTTTGGGAGCCCTATCCACTGCATTTCCACAGCTGGAGTCCTCCTCAGCAGCCACATGGACCAGAAAGATGACCACCAGTCATCTAGTGGTAACTGGAGCGGAAGCAGCTCTACATGCCCATCACAGACATCAGAAACCATCCCTCCTGCAGCTTCTCCTCCCCTCACTGGCTCTTCTCACTGTGATTCAGAGTTGTCCCTAAACACAGCTCCTCATGCTAATGAGGATGCCAGTGTCTTTGCGACAGAACAGTACAATGACCACCTGGATAAAGTAAGAGGGCACCGGGCAAACTCCTTCACCTCCACTGTTGCAGATCTGTTGGATGACCCCAACAATAGCAACACAAGTGACAGTGAATGGAATTACCTACACCACCATCATGATGCATCCTGCCACCAAGACTTTAGTCCAGAGCGCCCCAAGGCAGATAGCCTGGGCTGCCCAAGCTTTACAAGCATGGCCACTTACGACAGCTTTCTGGAAAAGTCTCCATCAGACAAAGCTGATACTAGCTCTCACTTTTCAGTGGACACAGAAGGATACTATACCTCTATGCACTTTGACTGTGGTCTCAAAGGTAACAAGAGCTATGTCTGTCACTATGCAGCCTTGAGCCCAGAGAATGGCCAGGGTGTTGGGGTTCCTCCTGGTCTCCAAGACTGTACCTGGCAGGACTACTTAGATCACCGGAGGCAAGGGAGACCAAGCATCTCTTTCAGAAAACCAAAGGCAAAGCCAACTCCACCTAAACGTAGTTCATCCTTGAGAAAGTCTGATGGAAACACAGAGGTTTCTGAGAAGAAAGAACCAAAGATAAGCAGTGGTCAGCACCTGCCtcacagttccagggaaatgaaaCTGCCTCTTGATTTCCCCAACACGCCTTCTCGAGTGGAAAATAACAATCTTCCCACCAAGCAGGAACCTTCTTGGGTCAACCAGAATGAACATGGGATTAAGGAACCTCAGCTGGACACTGCAGACATTCCACCATTCAAAGATGAAGGTGCCGAATCCACTCACTATGCAGACCTCTGGCTTCTAAATgacttgaaaacaaatgatcccTATAGATCTTTATCTAATTCAAGCACTGCTACGGGTACCACAGTTATTGAATGCATCAAATCTCCAGAGAGCTCTGAATCCCAAACTTCACAATCAGAATCAAGGGCAACCACCCCATCTCTTCCTTCTGTTGACAATGAATTTAAACTGGCATCACCAGAAAAACTGGCTGGGTTGGCATCTCCATCAAGTGGCTATTCAAGCCAGTCTGAAACACCGACATCCTCTTTCCCGACAGCTTTCTTTTCAGGTCCATTATCTCCTGGAGGTAGCAAAAGAAAACCTAAAGTTCCAGAAAGGAAATCCTCACTACAGCAGCCCTCTTTAAAAGATGGAACCCTATCCCTGAGTAAAGATCTGGAACTCCCCATTATACCTCCTACCCATCTTGACCTAAGTGCTCTTCATAATGTTTTGAATAAACCATTCCACCACCGACATCCATTGCACGTTTTTACTCATAAGCAAAACACAGTAGGAGAAATGCTGAGGTCAaatcctccacctccacctccaccatctCTTGCAATTACACCAACTGTCTTGCAATCTGTTAACCTTAGGTCCATCAACAAGTCTGAAGAAATTAAGCAAAAAGAAGGCAACAATACAGACCTCCCTTACTTAGAGGAAAATGCTCTCACAATGGCTGCCTTGTCTCCAGACAAGATTAGGTCACACCCAGGGAAGAAATCAGTATCACCCCAGTcatctgctgaagacaccacactgCCCAATTTGGACTCCTCTGCAGTCGAGATAGGACCAGATAAGCTACATGTGGAAAAGAACCCTACCTTGGATGGAAAGAGTCGCTGCAATCCAGAAACCTCATCAGGTAGCAAACTTCTAGATTCGATCGTGATGAAAGATGAAATGCAGGTGGAGAATGAACCTATTCCAGAAAACACACCAAGTCAAAACTGTGGGTTTTCTACAGAAGGATTTCAGAAGGTGTCTGTTGCCCGTCCCAGTGATTTGGGTAATAAAATCATACAGTATGGAGCTGGTCACAATGGAGCTCTGGAGCAGGTACAGAAGATATCCTCTGGAATTTGGGAAGAAGTTGCCCAAGTGGACTCTATGGGTGGAATTATAATTCAGTCCAATTCACCAACTAGGGCAACAGACCTAAGCAGTCAACGTAAGCATCAACTTGTTATGAGCCGCCACCATGACAAAGTGCCTGTGACTACCCGCTATGAATCAGAGATATCAACTGTAAATTCATCCCCTGAAAAATGTTCTGAGCAGGAAATTATTGCTTCAGGTATTTTACCCAAAAGTGCCTCTGATAACAGCAGAGCAGAGGAGACCCAAGGAAATATGGATGAAGCTTCATTGAAAG AATCATCCCCCAGTGACGACTCCATCATTTCACCACTTAGTGAGGACTCTCAAGCTGAAGCAGAGGGTGTGTTTGTGTCTCCAAACAAACCTCGAACAACTGAGGATTTATTCGCTGTCATACACAG ATCCAAGCGGAAAGTACTTGGAAGAAAAGATTCTGGGGAGATATCTGTGAGAAGCAAATCAAGAATTCCCCTTGGCAGCAGTAGCAACAGCTCCAGTTCTCTCACTTCACCCAGCAGCAATGTGACAACTGGGAACAGTCAGAGGTCTCCAGGTCTCATCTACCGAAATGCCAAAAAGTCTAACACATCCAACGAAGAATTtaagctgctgctgctcaagAAAGGCAGTCGCTCTGATTCCAGTTATCGCATGTCTGCCATCGAGATCCTGAAGAGTCCAGTCCTGCCCAAGCCTCCTGGGGAATTCACCCCAGAGTCTCCACAAAGCCCGGATGATGCCCATCAGGGTTCACCTGGGGCTGAGACTTTGTCCCCACTCTCGCCATGTTCCCCACGGGTCAACGTGGAAGGGTTTTCCTCAAAGAACTTTGCCACCTCAGCGTCATCACGGGTTGGACGATCCCGGGCGCCCCCTGTGGCCAGCAGCAGCCGCTACAGTGTCCGCTGCCGGCTGTACAATACGCCCATGCAGGCCATCTCTGAGGGAGAGACGGAAAATTCCGATGGGAGCCCGCACGATGACCGCTCCTCTCAGAGCTCCACATAG